One genomic window of Streptomyces sp. NBC_01276 includes the following:
- a CDS encoding FAD-binding oxidoreductase — protein MSLPRRRVLAGTAAAVLASVGAAVRSPRGSADFGALARALDGRVVLPGDADYAEARQLFQPRFDSVSPAAVAYPAHAGDVAVCLDFARRSGAPVVPRGGGHSYAGWSTVAAGLVVDVGAMAGVTVEGGEVRVGAGARLSGLHAALAADGLGVPAGLCPSVGIAGLTLGGGLGLSSRAYGATCDRLSGARVVTPDGVVREVGPGGDPDLYWALRGGGGGNFGVVTEFRLRTHPVTDTAFAELHWAAADSPAVLRGWQRWLGGLPDPFWSQVEFTVESGAGAAAVPAVRVVCLDGRGELERQLTRLTDLVGRGPRDSWTVVRSYADTVRAMAGCADPAPDRCRLPGRLPGRDPQGRLGRDSYAARSDFWGPSGLAEPAVTAVLAAVRRYAGQAPRGGLGVVQFDGVCGGALNRVAAADTAFVHRGSAFLAQYLVYWPQSAPAAEVARHRAWLNGLWQDLRPWAGGAAYQNYADPELAGWRRAYYGSNLPRLEEVRRAYDPDRLFRFPQAV, from the coding sequence ATGAGCCTCCCACGCCGCCGGGTCCTCGCGGGCACCGCCGCCGCCGTCCTGGCCTCCGTCGGCGCGGCCGTCCGGTCCCCGCGGGGCAGCGCCGACTTCGGGGCGCTCGCCCGCGCGCTGGACGGGCGGGTGGTCCTGCCCGGTGATGCGGACTACGCCGAGGCCCGACAGCTGTTCCAGCCCCGCTTCGACTCCGTCTCCCCCGCGGCCGTCGCCTACCCGGCGCACGCCGGGGACGTCGCCGTCTGCCTGGACTTCGCCCGCCGGTCGGGCGCCCCGGTCGTACCGCGCGGCGGCGGCCACAGTTACGCGGGCTGGTCCACCGTGGCCGCCGGTCTGGTGGTCGACGTGGGGGCGATGGCCGGTGTGACGGTCGAGGGGGGTGAGGTACGGGTCGGCGCGGGTGCCCGGCTCTCCGGTCTGCACGCGGCCCTCGCGGCGGACGGTCTGGGCGTTCCGGCCGGGCTGTGCCCCTCCGTCGGCATCGCGGGGCTCACCCTCGGCGGTGGCCTGGGCCTCTCCTCGCGGGCCTACGGGGCCACCTGCGACCGGCTCTCCGGCGCCCGGGTGGTCACCCCGGACGGGGTGGTGCGGGAGGTCGGGCCGGGTGGGGACCCCGATCTGTACTGGGCGCTGCGCGGGGGCGGCGGTGGCAACTTCGGGGTGGTCACCGAGTTCCGGCTGCGCACCCATCCGGTCACCGACACCGCTTTCGCCGAGCTGCACTGGGCGGCCGCCGACTCCCCGGCGGTGCTGCGCGGGTGGCAGCGCTGGCTGGGCGGGCTGCCGGACCCGTTCTGGAGCCAGGTGGAGTTCACGGTGGAGTCGGGGGCCGGGGCCGCCGCGGTGCCCGCCGTCCGGGTCGTGTGCCTCGACGGGCGCGGGGAACTGGAGCGGCAACTGACGCGGCTCACCGACCTGGTGGGGCGGGGGCCCCGGGACAGCTGGACCGTCGTACGGAGCTACGCGGACACCGTTCGGGCCATGGCGGGCTGCGCCGACCCGGCCCCCGACCGGTGCCGGCTCCCGGGCCGGCTGCCCGGCCGGGACCCGCAGGGGCGGCTGGGGCGGGACTCGTACGCCGCCCGCTCCGACTTCTGGGGCCCGTCCGGGCTGGCGGAGCCTGCGGTCACGGCGGTGCTGGCGGCCGTCCGGCGGTACGCGGGGCAGGCGCCGCGCGGCGGACTCGGGGTCGTCCAGTTCGACGGGGTGTGCGGCGGGGCCCTGAACCGGGTCGCCGCCGCCGACACCGCCTTCGTCCACCGCGGCAGTGCCTTCCTGGCCCAGTACCTCGTCTACTGGCCGCAGTCGGCTCCGGCCGCCGAGGTGGCCCGCCACCGGGCCTGGCTGAACGGGCTCTGGCAGGACCTGCGCCCGTGGGCGGGCGGCGCCGCGTACCAGAACTACGCCGACCCGGAGCTCGCCGGCTGGCGCCGGGCCTACTACGGCTCCAACCTCCCCCGGCTGGAGGAAGTCCGGCGGGCCTACGACCCCGACCGGCTGTTCCGATTTCCGCAGGCCGTCTAG
- a CDS encoding HXXEE domain-containing protein — MTSRKTNAPALATFGLLAAWAVHDLEEVATMARWSRTRVPALRARHPRVPERLWRGVTDVDGRDFATAVGLVGVLVTAAAADGYRTGGRSAFYQSALDGFGLHGLVHLAQAAATRGYTPGVVTSPLVVVPFTLWARGRLSRAGVLRPTRPRDLAVSLAMAAATAAGAHAVARRIR, encoded by the coding sequence GTGACGTCACGGAAGACCAACGCCCCCGCCCTCGCCACCTTCGGACTGCTCGCGGCCTGGGCCGTGCACGACCTGGAGGAGGTCGCCACGATGGCCCGCTGGTCCCGCACCCGGGTCCCGGCGCTCCGCGCCCGCCACCCCCGGGTCCCCGAGCGGCTCTGGCGCGGTGTCACCGACGTCGACGGCCGCGACTTCGCCACCGCCGTCGGACTCGTGGGCGTCCTCGTCACGGCGGCCGCCGCCGACGGCTACCGCACCGGCGGCCGTTCCGCCTTCTACCAGAGCGCCCTCGACGGCTTCGGCCTGCACGGCCTCGTCCACCTGGCGCAGGCCGCCGCGACCCGCGGATACACCCCCGGCGTGGTCACCTCCCCGCTCGTGGTCGTCCCCTTCACCCTCTGGGCGCGCGGCCGGCTGAGCCGCGCCGGGGTGCTGCGTCCCACCCGCCCCCGGGACCTGGCCGTCTCCCTCGCCATGGCCGCGGCGACCGCCGCGGGCGCGCACGCCGTGGCCCGGCGGATCCGGTAG
- a CDS encoding sensor histidine kinase: MSLKPRIPARVRNRKVREAREAREPDGPHGSRGRRGGRGTDPLDRFAVVLRTPARPGEALFARAPRRWQRMLPFTVVGIFVITLLPVTIAVLSNDYGVNGGWAGALGVAQTVPLLLAVTRPVPAWVMVLFADVVGAVLLIGADRVGGQTWPWPPMVIVGYQVLMVCLGLRESIRTLVQVWLATGAAGVVLGFSEPAGVTNTVALQFVLSGAVLALTGALRQLGDARQRIAEQESISEAERARRTLLEERARIARELHDVVAHHMSVITVQADSAPYRLPGMAEPVREEFAAIAAGARESLGEMRRLLTVLRGDGTNGAEGAGGERFPQPGIGRIQQLVEATVRAGQPVELSLASAAAEAVPPAVDLSAYRIVQEALANVVRHAPGARTRVSVTRSAPGGDVLVLVVNGPARDAVVEVEVESSGTGHGLVGMRERVRLTGGTLETGPLPDGGFRVAARLPLNDAEKEPS, translated from the coding sequence ATGAGCCTCAAACCCCGCATCCCGGCCCGTGTCCGCAACCGTAAGGTGCGCGAGGCGCGCGAGGCGCGCGAGCCGGACGGGCCGCACGGCTCCCGCGGGCGGCGCGGGGGGCGGGGGACGGACCCGCTGGACCGGTTCGCGGTCGTGCTGCGGACGCCCGCCCGGCCCGGCGAGGCACTGTTCGCGCGGGCACCCAGGCGGTGGCAGCGGATGCTGCCCTTCACGGTCGTCGGCATCTTCGTGATCACGCTGCTGCCGGTGACCATCGCGGTGCTGAGCAACGACTACGGGGTGAACGGCGGCTGGGCGGGGGCGCTGGGCGTGGCGCAGACCGTTCCGCTGCTGCTGGCGGTCACCCGGCCTGTGCCCGCCTGGGTCATGGTGCTCTTCGCCGACGTCGTCGGGGCCGTCCTGCTGATCGGCGCGGACCGGGTGGGCGGGCAGACCTGGCCGTGGCCGCCGATGGTGATCGTCGGCTACCAGGTGCTGATGGTGTGTCTGGGGCTGCGCGAGTCCATCCGGACGCTGGTCCAGGTGTGGCTGGCGACCGGCGCCGCCGGGGTGGTGCTCGGCTTCTCCGAGCCCGCCGGCGTGACGAACACCGTGGCGCTGCAGTTCGTGCTCAGCGGGGCCGTACTGGCCCTGACGGGTGCGCTGCGGCAGCTGGGCGACGCCCGGCAGCGGATCGCGGAGCAGGAGAGCATCAGCGAGGCGGAGCGGGCACGGCGCACGCTGCTGGAGGAGCGGGCGCGGATCGCCCGGGAGTTGCACGACGTGGTGGCCCACCACATGTCGGTCATCACCGTGCAGGCCGATTCGGCCCCGTACCGGCTGCCGGGCATGGCGGAGCCGGTGCGGGAGGAGTTCGCGGCGATCGCGGCCGGCGCGCGCGAGTCGTTGGGCGAGATGCGGCGGCTGCTGACGGTGCTGCGCGGCGACGGGACGAACGGCGCGGAGGGCGCGGGCGGCGAGCGGTTCCCGCAGCCCGGGATCGGCCGGATCCAGCAGCTGGTGGAGGCGACGGTACGGGCCGGGCAGCCGGTGGAGCTGTCCCTGGCGTCGGCCGCGGCCGAGGCGGTGCCGCCGGCCGTGGACCTGTCGGCGTACCGGATCGTGCAGGAGGCCCTGGCGAACGTGGTGCGGCACGCCCCGGGGGCACGGACCCGGGTCTCGGTGACCCGCTCCGCTCCGGGGGGCGACGTGCTCGTGCTGGTGGTCAACGGTCCGGCGCGGGACGCGGTGGTGGAGGTGGAGGTGGAGAGTTCGGGCACGGGGCACGGTCTGGTGGGGATGCGCGAACGCGTACGGTTGACCGGAGGGACCCTGGAGACGGGCCCGCTGCCCGACGGCGGATTCCGGGTCGCCGCCCGGCTTCCCCTGAACGACGCCGAGAAGGAACCGAGTTGA
- a CDS encoding response regulator, with the protein MTIRVIIVDDQAMVRAGFAALLSAQPDIDVVGEAPDGREGVRVSRTVHPDVVLMDVRMPELDGLSAARQLLDPPPGVVHRPRVLMLTTFDIDDYVYEALRAGASGFLLKDAPPADLIAAVRVVASGEALLAPSVTRRLIADFVRQRPAPRKDPALRLNGLTPRETEVLELIARGLSNQEIAAHLVLAEQTVKTHIGRVLGKLDLRDRAQAVIFAYEAGLVRPGDTT; encoded by the coding sequence TTGACCATCCGCGTGATCATCGTCGACGACCAGGCCATGGTGCGGGCGGGGTTCGCCGCGCTGCTGTCGGCGCAGCCCGACATCGACGTGGTGGGCGAGGCGCCCGACGGCCGGGAGGGGGTGCGGGTGTCGCGCACCGTCCACCCCGACGTGGTGCTGATGGACGTACGGATGCCGGAGCTGGACGGACTCTCCGCGGCCCGGCAGCTGCTCGATCCGCCGCCGGGGGTGGTGCACCGGCCCAGGGTGCTGATGCTGACCACCTTCGACATCGACGACTACGTGTACGAGGCGCTGCGCGCGGGCGCGTCGGGGTTCCTGCTCAAGGACGCCCCGCCGGCCGATCTGATCGCGGCGGTCCGGGTGGTCGCCTCCGGCGAGGCGCTGCTGGCACCCTCGGTGACCCGTCGCCTGATCGCGGACTTCGTGCGGCAGCGGCCGGCGCCGCGCAAGGATCCGGCGCTGCGGCTGAACGGTCTGACCCCGCGGGAGACGGAGGTGCTGGAGCTGATCGCGCGCGGCCTGTCGAACCAGGAGATCGCCGCGCACCTGGTGCTGGCGGAGCAGACGGTCAAGACCCACATCGGCCGGGTCCTCGGCAAGCTGGACCTGCGCGACCGCGCCCAAGCGGTGATCTTCGCGTACGAGGCGGGCCTGGTCCGCCCGGGCGACACGACCTGA
- a CDS encoding tyrosine-type recombinase/integrase, whose amino-acid sequence MEQLVADTTHQMYGETPKSRSGRRTTALNSATHALLATWRKVQKEERAAWEAKHQRNPQKYGPYVDSGYVFTQDNGTPWHPDNVSKLFDRLLRRLDMHPIRLHDLRHCAASLSLAAGLSMKAIQALLGHASFTLTADTYTSLMPQFEKEAADAPVALVPRAHQPPDAGVGALRDGARPPMTLIAGGGEEAA is encoded by the coding sequence GTGGAGCAGCTTGTTGCCGACACCACGCACCAGATGTACGGCGAGACGCCCAAGAGCCGCAGCGGTCGACGAACCACAGCCCTCAACTCTGCAACGCACGCCCTTCTCGCGACCTGGCGGAAGGTACAGAAGGAAGAGAGAGCCGCATGGGAAGCGAAGCACCAGCGCAACCCCCAGAAGTACGGCCCCTACGTCGACAGCGGATACGTATTCACCCAAGACAACGGCACTCCGTGGCATCCCGATAACGTGTCCAAACTCTTCGACCGCCTCCTGCGGAGACTCGACATGCACCCCATTCGCCTGCACGACCTGCGCCACTGCGCGGCATCCCTGAGCCTTGCAGCCGGCCTTTCCATGAAGGCGATCCAGGCCCTACTGGGCCACGCATCATTCACTCTCACTGCGGACACGTACACCAGCCTGATGCCCCAGTTCGAGAAGGAGGCCGCCGATGCTCCGGTCGCCCTCGTTCCGCGCGCGCACCAACCGCCGGACGCTGGGGTAGGAGCCCTGCGTGACGGCGCGCGGCCTCCGATGACGCTCATCGCAGGGGGCGGAGAGGAGGCGGCATGA
- a CDS encoding terminase large subunit domain-containing protein, which translates to MRRREIAAASTPQLRAQLARIERDMAMDRSPGAMAAVLTEGKEMQAPHLGLIDAAFERVSAGVPTRLLLTMPPRHGKSRRAARWAPLWYLRRRPEHRVMIASYSSDLADGHGRWIRDAILTYGPQIGIDLRPGSSAANRFDLLGTEGGAVMAGVGGGLTGKGAHLAVVDDPIKDAAEASSPTMRRRLWEWWQAVLLTRIEPGGSVILIQTRWDEDDLAGRVLAEERHRWTVIDLPALALAEDDALGRTVGGALWPDRYDEGALAEIRASVGERVWWSLYMQQPRPQDGGVWDWAWITDNRISAAQLRGIDLSRIVVAVDPAGGESAVGDETGIIAAARDTDGHLYLLDDRSGNRGADSWGRETCLLAIELRADAIVVESNYGGDMSRQVIAQAWEDLHREHKTEQMLMPAVLPVTAKKGKRLRAEPIAQLYEQGRVHHVGQWPTLEQQMVTWVAGTDSPDRMDAAVHALTELASPQHGGAGSGGYRDGRLDGRR; encoded by the coding sequence TTGCGCCGCCGTGAGATCGCCGCAGCTTCCACCCCACAGCTCCGTGCCCAGCTCGCCCGTATCGAGCGGGACATGGCGATGGACCGCTCCCCCGGAGCGATGGCGGCCGTCCTCACCGAGGGAAAGGAGATGCAGGCCCCGCACCTGGGGCTGATCGACGCTGCCTTCGAGCGGGTCTCCGCCGGAGTGCCGACCCGACTGCTGCTCACCATGCCGCCCCGGCACGGCAAATCCCGTCGTGCCGCCCGGTGGGCGCCGCTTTGGTACCTGCGGCGGCGCCCCGAACACCGGGTGATGATCGCCTCGTACTCCTCAGACCTGGCCGATGGCCACGGCAGGTGGATCAGGGACGCCATCCTCACGTACGGCCCGCAGATCGGAATCGACCTGCGTCCCGGCTCCTCCGCCGCCAACCGGTTCGACCTGCTCGGTACCGAGGGCGGCGCGGTCATGGCCGGCGTCGGCGGCGGCCTCACCGGCAAGGGCGCCCACCTGGCCGTGGTGGACGACCCGATCAAGGACGCCGCGGAGGCTTCCTCGCCCACTATGAGGCGCCGCCTCTGGGAATGGTGGCAAGCCGTCCTTCTGACCCGCATCGAGCCCGGCGGGTCCGTCATCCTCATCCAGACCCGCTGGGATGAAGACGACCTCGCCGGCCGAGTGCTGGCCGAGGAGCGGCATCGGTGGACCGTCATCGACCTGCCTGCCCTCGCGCTCGCCGAGGACGACGCGCTCGGCCGCACCGTCGGCGGCGCACTCTGGCCGGACCGGTACGACGAGGGTGCCCTTGCGGAGATCCGCGCGTCGGTCGGCGAGCGAGTGTGGTGGTCGCTCTACATGCAGCAGCCCCGTCCGCAGGACGGCGGCGTCTGGGACTGGGCGTGGATCACCGACAACCGGATCTCGGCCGCCCAGCTGCGCGGCATCGACCTCAGCAGGATTGTCGTCGCCGTCGACCCGGCCGGCGGCGAGTCCGCTGTCGGGGACGAGACCGGCATCATCGCCGCAGCCCGCGACACCGACGGACATCTGTATCTCCTCGATGACCGCAGTGGAAACAGGGGCGCGGACTCCTGGGGCAGAGAAACGTGCCTGCTGGCGATCGAGCTTCGGGCGGACGCGATCGTGGTCGAGTCGAACTACGGCGGGGACATGAGCCGCCAGGTGATCGCGCAGGCGTGGGAGGACCTACACCGTGAGCACAAGACCGAGCAGATGCTGATGCCCGCGGTCCTCCCGGTCACCGCGAAGAAGGGCAAGAGGTTGCGGGCCGAGCCGATCGCCCAGCTCTACGAGCAAGGACGTGTTCACCATGTCGGGCAGTGGCCGACCCTGGAGCAGCAGATGGTGACCTGGGTCGCCGGCACGGACAGCCCGGACCGCATGGATGCCGCCGTTCACGCGCTCACCGAGCTGGCCAGTCCTCAGCACGGCGGAGCGGGATCCGGCGGCTACCGGGACGGACGGCTGGACGGCCGCCGGTAG
- a CDS encoding abortive infection family protein, protein MTIPALAIGAAKELLESVLKAVLGLHGNGKETKEDLPKLVKTAAVSLGLDAGGVRRDEPGAEYRRKILQSLTTMVIGAGELRNEGLGTGHGLSQGPAPDVATARLVVSAAAAAATFYMEAYEAQQPS, encoded by the coding sequence GTGACGATCCCCGCGCTAGCCATCGGGGCCGCCAAGGAGCTCTTGGAGTCAGTGCTGAAAGCGGTACTTGGCCTTCATGGAAACGGCAAGGAGACCAAAGAGGACCTCCCGAAGCTGGTGAAGACAGCAGCCGTTTCGCTCGGCCTCGACGCCGGGGGAGTGCGCCGTGACGAACCAGGTGCCGAATACCGGCGGAAGATCCTCCAGTCCTTGACCACGATGGTGATCGGAGCTGGCGAGCTACGGAACGAGGGGCTGGGAACCGGGCACGGACTCAGCCAAGGTCCTGCCCCCGACGTGGCCACTGCCCGACTGGTCGTCTCAGCAGCAGCGGCAGCAGCCACGTTCTACATGGAGGCGTACGAGGCTCAACAGCCGAGCTGA
- a CDS encoding transposase produces the protein MAGVITASEPSWIAPFAGLSPHAFGKLVTVLRRKGADAVRKGRPWSLPLEDRALLVAAYWRTNLTMRQLAPLFGVSKSAADRIIDHLGPMLALQPRKRFTKDTVLIVDGTLVPTRDHSVAEQSKNYRYSTAHQVVIDADTRLVVVVGQPLPGNRHDSRGWEESGAKAAVGNTTTIADGGYQGTGLVIPHRKTKGQKQLPDWKGEHNRSHKQVRARVEHVFARMKTWKILRDCRLKGDGVHHAMLGIARMHNLALAG, from the coding sequence ATGGCTGGTGTGATCACGGCGTCGGAGCCGTCCTGGATAGCCCCGTTCGCCGGACTGAGCCCTCATGCCTTCGGAAAGCTGGTGACGGTTCTGCGGCGCAAGGGTGCGGACGCCGTCCGCAAGGGTCGGCCCTGGAGTCTTCCGCTGGAGGACCGGGCCCTGCTGGTCGCGGCCTACTGGCGCACGAACCTCACCATGCGGCAGCTCGCCCCGCTGTTCGGGGTGTCGAAGTCGGCGGCGGACCGGATCATCGACCACCTCGGGCCGATGCTCGCGCTCCAGCCCCGAAAGCGGTTCACCAAGGACACCGTGCTCATCGTGGACGGCACGCTGGTTCCCACCCGCGACCACTCCGTGGCGGAGCAGTCGAAGAACTACCGGTACTCCACCGCCCACCAAGTCGTCATCGACGCGGACACCCGCCTCGTTGTGGTGGTCGGCCAGCCTCTGCCGGGCAATCGGCACGACTCCCGCGGCTGGGAGGAGTCCGGCGCCAAGGCCGCCGTCGGCAACACCACCACGATCGCCGACGGCGGCTACCAGGGCACCGGACTGGTCATCCCGCACCGAAAGACGAAGGGCCAGAAGCAACTCCCGGACTGGAAAGGGGAACACAACCGGTCCCACAAGCAGGTCCGAGCACGCGTCGAGCACGTCTTCGCCCGCATGAAGACCTGGAAGATCCTCCGCGACTGCCGCCTCAAAGGCGACGGCGTCCACCACGCGATGCTCGGCATCGCACGGATGCACAACCTCGCCCTCGCCGGATAG
- a CDS encoding SMI1/KNR4 family protein produces the protein MSVAESWSRVMSLLREHAPADHADLPGPATEQMLAAAEERMGISLYGDLRTWLLQNSLDLPEEDVDDDVMCCGFDGFPDEGSFFLGIRAIERLYANRSVSGGFDPPDQPDYPFWRNEWIPFLSDEDGWMGKFVDVRDGRVGRWFVGEPTVTGEYESMAQYFDSVAERLTRIAEGSFPVCRFTEGRLAWS, from the coding sequence ATGAGTGTGGCTGAGAGTTGGTCGCGTGTGATGAGTCTTCTTCGGGAGCACGCGCCGGCCGATCACGCGGATCTGCCGGGGCCCGCTACGGAGCAGATGCTCGCGGCAGCCGAGGAACGGATGGGGATCTCCCTTTATGGGGACCTGCGGACGTGGCTGTTGCAGAACAGTCTGGATCTGCCGGAGGAAGACGTCGACGACGACGTGATGTGCTGCGGCTTCGACGGGTTCCCCGACGAGGGAAGCTTCTTTCTGGGCATCCGGGCGATTGAGAGGCTCTACGCGAACCGCTCCGTGTCCGGTGGATTCGACCCTCCGGACCAGCCGGACTACCCGTTCTGGCGTAACGAGTGGATCCCGTTCCTGTCGGACGAGGACGGCTGGATGGGAAAGTTCGTCGATGTGCGGGACGGGCGCGTCGGTAGATGGTTCGTGGGGGAGCCCACGGTCACGGGCGAGTACGAATCGATGGCCCAGTATTTCGACTCCGTAGCGGAGAGGCTGACGAGGATCGCCGAAGGAAGCTTCCCGGTCTGTCGGTTCACCGAAGGTCGACTTGCCTGGTCGTGA